The Desmonostoc muscorum LEGE 12446 genome includes a region encoding these proteins:
- a CDS encoding glycosyltransferase family 2 protein translates to MNTLKSHLPLPLIDISLVTYNSAEWIDNFFRSLLKQSYPTKLINVLLTDNQSSDDTVKLCNLISKNYSESFHSFQIFERPNLGFGCGHNFNLLNSESPYFLVSNVDLEFDRDAILTAVNTATTDDKDVASWEFRQKPFEHPKYYNPVTLETYWSSHACILFRRSALEKVRGYEEKIFLYGEDVELSYRLRDNGFRIKYCPSSVCWHYTYEYPNQVKRLQFLGSTLANSYIRLRYGSWNEIATIPLMYLRLWFSPPCISQQRLGLLINIWKILQNSLYFIFTRKGSEELFPINKWDYGFIRDGAFYGHQKKTFDSLPLVSVITRTYKGRLPYLKEAVTSVLNQTYLNIELVVVEDGSDEAQDYINQVAQTTRLKVIYKAEPKRGRCHTGNVGLSLTTGKFIVFLDDDDLFFADHIEILTNELIANPKIAATYSLSWEVATKLISLEPFRYEEISHKTIYRQPFSRAIMWHHNYIPIQSILFNRQLYERHGGFDESLENLEDWNLWTRYCLNDEFLLIEKTTSMYKIPYNLNDWITRKKKLDAYYEKAVEKQKELKLTLTIPQLMNLYQDLVGYERTLINSHWQLQLQLQSNFRYRLKTVFFKYNFLKSLYYFVSAIKHKIM, encoded by the coding sequence GTGAATACATTAAAATCGCATCTACCGTTACCTCTGATTGATATTTCTCTCGTAACTTATAATTCAGCTGAGTGGATTGATAATTTTTTTAGAAGTCTATTAAAACAAAGTTACCCTACAAAGCTAATTAATGTTTTATTAACAGATAATCAGTCTAGTGATGATACAGTTAAGTTATGTAATTTAATTTCAAAAAACTATTCGGAATCTTTTCATAGCTTTCAAATATTTGAACGCCCAAATCTAGGATTTGGTTGTGGTCATAACTTCAATTTATTAAACAGCGAGTCTCCATATTTTCTAGTCTCCAATGTCGATTTGGAATTTGATCGCGATGCTATTTTAACAGCAGTAAACACCGCAACGACAGATGATAAAGATGTAGCATCATGGGAATTTCGTCAAAAACCTTTTGAACATCCAAAGTATTATAATCCTGTTACTCTAGAGACATACTGGTCATCTCATGCTTGCATTCTTTTTAGGCGTTCTGCTCTTGAAAAAGTAAGAGGTTACGAGGAAAAGATTTTTCTGTATGGAGAAGATGTAGAGCTTTCTTACAGATTGCGAGATAATGGCTTCCGTATTAAGTATTGTCCTTCATCTGTGTGTTGGCATTACACTTATGAATATCCAAATCAAGTTAAAAGACTACAGTTCTTAGGTAGCACTTTGGCGAATAGTTATATAAGACTACGTTATGGTTCTTGGAATGAAATAGCTACTATACCCTTAATGTATTTACGGTTATGGTTCTCACCTCCTTGTATATCTCAACAGCGATTGGGACTGCTGATAAATATTTGGAAAATTCTGCAAAACTCTTTATATTTTATATTTACTCGTAAAGGTAGTGAGGAATTATTCCCTATAAATAAATGGGATTATGGATTTATTAGAGATGGTGCTTTTTATGGACATCAAAAGAAAACTTTTGATTCTCTACCTTTAGTTAGCGTTATTACTCGTACTTATAAAGGAAGGTTGCCATATCTGAAGGAAGCAGTAACCTCAGTCTTGAACCAAACCTATCTTAATATCGAGTTAGTAGTTGTAGAAGATGGTTCTGATGAAGCACAAGATTACATAAATCAGGTTGCTCAAACCACTAGATTAAAAGTAATCTATAAAGCAGAACCTAAGCGTGGGCGTTGTCACACAGGAAATGTAGGTTTGTCTCTGACAACTGGTAAATTTATAGTGTTTCTTGATGATGATGACCTATTTTTTGCAGATCATATTGAAATACTTACAAATGAGTTAATAGCTAATCCAAAGATTGCAGCTACCTATTCGCTATCTTGGGAGGTTGCTACAAAGTTAATTTCTTTAGAACCTTTCCGTTACGAAGAGATATCACATAAAACTATTTATCGTCAACCCTTCTCTAGAGCCATCATGTGGCATCATAATTATATTCCAATACAATCAATTTTATTTAATAGGCAACTGTACGAGCGTCATGGGGGTTTTGATGAATCTCTAGAAAATTTAGAAGATTGGAACTTATGGACTCGTTACTGTTTAAATGATGAGTTTTTACTAATTGAAAAAACAACATCAATGTATAAAATTCCCTATAATCTTAATGATTGGATAACGCGGAAAAAAAAGTTGGATGCTTACTATGAAAAAGCAGTAGAAAAGCAAAAAGAACTTAAATTAACTTTAACAATTCCGCAATTGATGAATTTATATCAAGATTTAGTAGGTTATGAACGTACACTCATAAATTCTCATTGGCAATTACAGTTGCAGCTGCAATCCAATTTTAGGTATAGATTGAAGACCGTATTTTTTAAATATAATTTTTTGAAATCCTTATATTACTTTGTTTCTGCTATCAAGCATAAAATTATGTAA
- a CDS encoding glycosyltransferase family 2 protein: MNQQEPICVSILLVNYNGAEILPDCLNSLKKFIDIPSYEIIVVDNASSDSSVELITHKFPEVHLLRQTENRGFGAGNNAGAKVASGEFLFLLNTDTVLTSNILPHLIELMQADPQVGIIGPKLLNRDGSLQISVSPALGIKGEYQARNMHRDYLNNSEQNLIEQRFQEIQEVDIIVGAAFFIRSSLFHELGGFDEKFFMYFEESDLCQRAQYQGYKIIYTPHVSLIHLQGYSIEKAANKMAIEYRRSQIYFYQKHRPWWEQFILRVYLFSKFFGEFLTTGNPNSLKIIRLLFTAKQSAIEVSH; this comes from the coding sequence ATGAACCAGCAGGAACCTATCTGTGTATCTATTCTTTTAGTTAACTATAATGGGGCAGAAATTTTACCAGATTGCTTAAATTCTTTAAAAAAATTTATTGATATACCTAGCTACGAAATTATTGTTGTAGATAACGCCTCTAGCGATAGTAGTGTTGAATTAATTACACACAAATTCCCTGAAGTTCATTTACTTAGACAAACTGAAAATCGCGGTTTTGGAGCAGGAAATAATGCAGGTGCCAAAGTTGCAAGTGGAGAATTCTTATTTTTATTAAATACTGATACTGTACTTACTAGTAATATTCTACCCCATCTAATTGAGTTAATGCAAGCAGACCCACAAGTAGGAATTATTGGGCCAAAATTGCTGAATCGAGATGGTAGTTTACAAATTTCTGTTTCGCCGGCATTAGGAATTAAAGGAGAATATCAAGCTCGGAATATGCATCGAGATTATCTAAATAACTCTGAGCAAAATTTGATTGAGCAAAGATTTCAAGAAATTCAAGAAGTGGATATTATTGTCGGGGCTGCTTTTTTTATTCGTTCAAGTTTATTTCATGAATTAGGTGGATTTGATGAAAAATTTTTCATGTATTTTGAAGAATCAGATTTATGTCAGAGAGCGCAGTATCAAGGATATAAAATTATCTACACGCCTCATGTATCTTTGATTCATTTGCAAGGATATTCAATTGAAAAAGCTGCAAATAAAATGGCTATAGAATATAGACGTAGCCAGATTTATTTTTATCAAAAGCATCGTCCTTGGTGGGAGCAATTTATATTACGTGTATATCTTTTTTCTAAATTCTTTGGTGAATTTTTAACTACAGGTAATCCTAACAGTCTAAAAATTATTAGATTGTTATTTACTGCCAAACAATCTGCCATTGAAGTATCTCATTAA
- a CDS encoding class I SAM-dependent methyltransferase, producing MFKKFFERKSIVKAQSLEIELLKSEIERLKLEKAEFTTWMPPGHFYSPIPSIAEIKLKEKEIFGDLPQELSGINLCESEQVALFHQFQHYYHDLPFEAHKKEGLRYFFENPAYSYSDAIFLYCMIRYAQPKKIIEVGSGFSSCVILDVNELNFSEKISCTFIEPYPDLLLSLMKNKDRDKVKIIASKLQDVELEKFSELSAGDILFIDSTHVSKVNSDVNYILFKILPYISSGVYIHFHDIFYPFEYPKAWIYEGRAWNESYLLRAFLSYNNRFKIVFFNTFLEHFYKDMFLSDMPLCMKNPGGSIWLQKI from the coding sequence ATGTTTAAAAAGTTTTTTGAAAGAAAATCAATTGTAAAAGCCCAGTCATTAGAGATAGAGTTATTAAAATCTGAAATCGAGCGTTTGAAGCTAGAAAAAGCTGAATTTACTACATGGATGCCGCCGGGACATTTTTACTCTCCTATACCTTCAATAGCAGAAATAAAATTAAAAGAAAAGGAAATTTTTGGTGATCTTCCCCAGGAATTATCAGGAATTAATCTGTGCGAATCTGAGCAAGTAGCTTTATTTCATCAGTTTCAACACTACTATCACGACTTACCTTTTGAAGCACATAAAAAAGAAGGGTTAAGATACTTTTTTGAAAATCCTGCATATTCTTACTCAGATGCAATTTTTTTATATTGCATGATCAGATATGCTCAACCAAAAAAAATTATTGAAGTAGGCTCAGGATTTTCTTCTTGTGTAATATTAGATGTAAATGAGCTAAACTTTAGCGAAAAAATTTCATGTACTTTTATAGAACCTTATCCAGACTTACTTTTGTCTTTGATGAAAAATAAAGATCGAGACAAAGTAAAAATTATCGCAAGTAAACTCCAAGATGTAGAACTAGAGAAATTTTCTGAATTATCAGCAGGAGATATCCTATTTATAGATTCAACTCATGTTTCTAAGGTGAATAGTGATGTGAACTATATCTTGTTTAAGATACTGCCATATATCAGTAGTGGCGTTTATATTCATTTTCATGATATTTTCTATCCTTTTGAATATCCAAAAGCCTGGATTTATGAAGGGAGGGCATGGAATGAAAGCTATCTCTTAAGAGCTTTTCTCTCGTATAATAATAGGTTTAAAATAGTATTTTTTAATACATTCTTAGAACATTTTTACAAAGATATGTTCCTTTCTGACATGCCTTTATGCATGAAAAATCCAGGTGGGAGTATCTGGCTTCAAAAAATTTAA
- a CDS encoding glucose-1-phosphate thymidylyltransferase has translation MKALILSGGKGTRLRPLTYSGAKQLVPVANKPVLWYGIEEMVAAGITDIGIIISPETGAEVQAKTGNGEYFGANITYILQDQPAGLAHAVQIARPFLGDSPFVMYLGDNLIQLGDLSYFLQQFSQQQPDALILLRPVANPTAFGVAEVDDTGKVLQLIEKPKVPPSNLALVGVYFFSHVIFDAIANIQPSTRGELEITDAIQYLINQQKQVVAHKLQGWWLDTGKKDDLLEANRLVLDTYLTASVLGEVDAQSQIIGRVQIGAKSQVINCTIRGPVIIGNNCHLENCFIGPYSSIANNATLVDTDLEHSVILEGAKIAGIHQRIIDSVIGQRAQLTLAPRRPKALRFLIGDDCQIELT, from the coding sequence ATGAAAGCACTAATTCTCTCTGGTGGTAAAGGTACACGTCTGCGTCCCCTCACATACAGCGGAGCAAAACAACTCGTACCAGTTGCTAACAAACCTGTTTTATGGTATGGCATTGAAGAAATGGTTGCTGCTGGTATTACTGATATTGGTATCATCATTAGCCCGGAAACTGGCGCAGAAGTTCAAGCAAAAACGGGAAATGGAGAATACTTTGGAGCGAACATTACCTACATATTACAAGACCAGCCAGCCGGACTTGCTCACGCTGTCCAAATCGCCCGTCCATTTTTAGGGGATTCTCCGTTTGTGATGTACTTAGGCGATAACCTAATTCAATTAGGCGACTTAAGTTACTTTTTGCAACAATTTAGCCAACAACAGCCTGATGCTTTAATTCTTTTACGTCCTGTTGCCAATCCTACCGCCTTTGGTGTAGCTGAGGTCGATGATACAGGAAAGGTATTGCAGTTAATTGAAAAACCGAAAGTTCCTCCTTCAAATCTGGCATTGGTAGGGGTTTATTTCTTTTCTCACGTCATCTTTGATGCGATCGCCAATATCCAACCTTCCACTAGAGGCGAACTCGAAATCACTGATGCTATTCAATATCTAATTAATCAGCAAAAGCAGGTTGTCGCTCACAAACTCCAAGGCTGGTGGTTAGATACTGGTAAAAAAGATGATTTATTAGAAGCTAATCGTTTAGTTCTCGACACCTATTTAACAGCATCAGTTCTCGGCGAAGTCGATGCCCAAAGTCAGATTATTGGGCGAGTTCAAATCGGTGCAAAATCTCAAGTAATTAACTGCACAATTCGTGGCCCAGTAATCATTGGTAACAATTGTCATTTAGAAAACTGCTTTATTGGCCCTTATAGTAGCATTGCTAACAATGCTACTCTCGTTGATACAGATTTAGAACATAGTGTAATTTTAGAAGGTGCTAAAATTGCCGGAATCCATCAGCGGATTATCGATAGTGTCATTGGACAACGGGCACAATTGACTCTTGCACCCCGTCGCCCGAAAGCTTTACGATTCTTAATTGGCGATGACTGTCAAATTGAACTCACATAA
- a CDS encoding glycosyltransferase family 4 protein: protein MSILANLSFAPTQPTGWLSYSLNLLKELKELDIEVLSPREFPGIKCHHSPPDMTTDFGMKGHLKRLLWTQFKLPSFYENMKSTLIFSPIPEAPLFSSCSYVVTVHDLIPLRFPQWFSRTQRLYCSYYIHAVIQQSKHVICNSQATAEDLSKFLGVSEEKMTAIALGYDSENFRFLNLPSKNYFLYLGRHNPHKNPERLITAFAELSNCKDYELWLAGPSDRRYTPTLTAQVAQLGITNQVKFLDYIPYSELPKIINQAIALVFPSLWEGFGLPVLEAMACGTPVITSNLSSLPEVAGDAAILIDPYNTREITEAMEAIATDSALRSRLSNQGITHSQQFSWEKTGQATAEVLSRYV from the coding sequence ATGTCTATTTTAGCAAATTTATCTTTTGCTCCAACTCAACCGACAGGTTGGTTAAGTTATAGTTTGAATTTATTAAAAGAGCTAAAAGAGTTAGATATTGAGGTATTAAGTCCAAGGGAGTTTCCTGGAATTAAATGTCATCACTCGCCACCAGACATGACGACGGATTTTGGCATGAAGGGACATTTAAAGCGCCTGCTATGGACGCAATTTAAACTGCCGAGTTTTTATGAAAATATGAAGTCTACATTAATATTTTCCCCTATCCCAGAGGCTCCTTTATTTTCTTCGTGTTCTTATGTTGTTACTGTTCATGATTTAATTCCTTTAAGATTTCCCCAATGGTTTTCGAGAACACAGCGACTTTATTGTAGTTATTATATTCATGCTGTCATCCAACAATCAAAACATGTTATTTGTAATTCTCAGGCAACGGCTGAAGATTTAAGCAAATTTTTGGGAGTTTCTGAGGAAAAAATGACTGCGATCGCACTAGGATATGACAGCGAAAATTTTCGTTTTTTAAATTTGCCAAGCAAAAATTATTTCCTTTATTTAGGACGGCATAATCCTCACAAAAATCCTGAACGTTTAATTACTGCCTTTGCTGAATTATCTAACTGCAAAGATTATGAACTGTGGTTAGCAGGACCAAGCGATCGCCGTTACACCCCAACTTTAACAGCCCAAGTTGCCCAACTCGGCATCACTAATCAAGTAAAATTTCTGGACTACATTCCCTACAGCGAATTGCCAAAAATCATCAATCAAGCGATCGCCCTTGTCTTCCCAAGTCTCTGGGAAGGCTTTGGTTTACCCGTCTTGGAAGCAATGGCTTGTGGTACCCCGGTAATTACCTCGAATCTTTCCTCCCTACCAGAAGTCGCTGGGGACGCGGCGATTCTCATCGATCCTTACAACACCAGAGAAATTACAGAGGCGATGGAGGCGATCGCAACTGATTCAGCATTGCGATCGCGCCTTTCCAACCAGGGAATCACTCACTCCCAACAATTCAGTTGGGAAAAAACCGGACAAGCAACCGCCGAAGTATTATCCCGCTACGTGTAG